A portion of the Burkholderia sp. GAS332 genome contains these proteins:
- a CDS encoding multidrug efflux pump, translating into MNISRPFIERPIATSLLMIAVLLAGLLGYHLLPVSALPEVDYPTIQVYTQYPGASPDVVSSSITAPLEVQLGEMAGLKTMNSTSSNGVSVITLEFDLSLSLDVAEQEVQAAINASASFLPTNLPYPPVYSKVNPADAPVLTLSLTSNVLPLTRIEDLADTRLAQKISQISGVGLVTISGGQRPAVRIAANSGALNSLGLSLDDVRTALGNANVNQAKGNLDGKYQAYSIGANDQLQTADQYPDVILAYKNGAPIRLAQVATSVEAAEDVQQAAWTNSTPSIVLNIQRQPGANVIAVVDRVQKLLPQLRASLPGTLKVAVLTDRTQTIRASVTDVEYELAVAVALVVMVIFIFLRKLAATIIPAVTVPLSLIGTLAVAYGLGFSLNNLTLMSLTVATGFVVDDAIVMIENITRYIEAGDKPLEAALKGSKQIGFTIISLSVSLIAVMIPLLFMGDVVGRLFREFALTLAIAIVISAVVSLTLTPMMCSRMFKEHEAEHRVDFFDRVNRRYGQSLGWVLAHRGLTLLSVALTAALTFLVLLLMPKGFFPEQDTGLIEGISQAAPTISFPYMVQKQQQLVSDLLKDPAVESLSSFVGINQTSPTLNQGTVLINLKDKGDRDSSTAVIRRLADATGSLAGMRLFLHPVQDLTLDDTISTTSYRVGLQATEPAVLDQWTGKLIAALRQDPAFADVQSQALQQGNQIQLTFDRATASRLGITPQAIDDVLYDAFGQRQVSTIYTQLNQYHVVLVADKTSGDPSDLLAGLYVDTASGDVAPLASMATMKLIHAPVTINRQGQFPYADVSFNLQPGYTLGTAVSRLTDIEQQIGLPMTVKASLEGAAATFQSSLSNEAFLVGAAIIVVYLMLGVLYESFIHPVTILSTLPSAALGALLALVITGTQFDIIGLIGIVLLIGIVMKNAIMMIDFALELERHDKLPAVEAIRRAAELRFRPILMTTMASLFGAVPLAFGTGMGSELRHPLGIAIIGGLIISQLLTLFSTPVMYLAMHRVEDHFSKRKPAPAES; encoded by the coding sequence ATGAACATTTCCCGCCCTTTCATCGAGCGGCCGATCGCGACTTCGCTGTTGATGATCGCCGTGCTGCTCGCCGGTCTGCTCGGTTATCACCTGTTGCCGGTCTCCGCACTGCCGGAGGTCGACTACCCGACGATCCAGGTCTACACGCAGTATCCAGGGGCGAGCCCCGATGTGGTCAGCTCGTCGATCACAGCGCCGCTCGAAGTCCAGCTCGGCGAAATGGCGGGACTGAAAACCATGAACTCGACGAGTTCGAACGGCGTCTCGGTCATCACGCTCGAGTTCGATCTCTCGCTTTCCCTCGATGTCGCCGAACAGGAAGTGCAAGCGGCCATCAACGCGTCCGCCAGCTTTCTGCCGACCAACCTGCCCTATCCGCCGGTCTACAGCAAGGTCAATCCGGCGGACGCGCCAGTACTCACGCTGTCGCTCACCTCGAACGTGCTGCCGCTCACCCGGATCGAAGATCTTGCCGATACCCGCCTCGCGCAGAAGATTTCGCAGATCTCCGGCGTCGGCCTCGTGACGATCAGCGGCGGCCAGCGGCCGGCTGTGCGTATCGCCGCCAATTCGGGCGCGCTCAATTCGTTGGGCCTCTCGCTCGACGATGTGCGCACCGCCCTTGGCAACGCCAACGTCAATCAGGCGAAAGGCAATCTCGACGGTAAATATCAGGCCTACTCAATTGGCGCGAACGACCAGTTGCAGACTGCCGACCAGTACCCCGACGTGATCCTCGCCTACAAGAACGGTGCGCCGATCCGCCTCGCCCAGGTCGCCACGTCGGTCGAGGCGGCCGAAGACGTTCAGCAGGCGGCGTGGACGAACAGCACGCCATCGATCGTGCTGAACATCCAGCGGCAACCGGGCGCCAACGTGATCGCCGTGGTCGATCGCGTGCAGAAACTGCTGCCGCAGTTGCGCGCTAGCTTGCCGGGCACGCTGAAAGTCGCCGTGCTGACCGACCGCACGCAAACGATCCGCGCCTCCGTCACCGACGTCGAATACGAACTCGCGGTGGCGGTCGCGCTGGTCGTGATGGTCATTTTCATCTTTCTGCGCAAACTGGCCGCGACGATCATACCCGCCGTGACCGTGCCGCTCTCGCTGATCGGCACGCTCGCGGTAGCGTATGGGCTCGGCTTTTCGCTGAACAACCTGACGCTGATGTCGCTCACCGTCGCGACCGGCTTCGTGGTCGACGACGCCATCGTGATGATCGAGAACATCACGCGCTATATCGAGGCGGGCGACAAGCCGCTCGAAGCCGCTTTGAAAGGCTCGAAGCAGATCGGCTTCACGATCATCTCGCTGTCGGTCTCGCTGATCGCGGTGATGATTCCGCTGCTCTTCATGGGCGATGTGGTGGGCCGGCTGTTCCGTGAATTCGCGCTGACGCTCGCGATTGCAATCGTGATCTCGGCCGTCGTATCGCTCACCCTCACGCCGATGATGTGCTCGCGCATGTTCAAGGAGCATGAGGCGGAACATCGCGTCGATTTCTTCGATCGCGTGAATCGCCGCTACGGGCAAAGCCTCGGCTGGGTGCTGGCGCATCGCGGCCTGACGCTGCTGTCGGTGGCGCTCACGGCGGCCCTGACCTTTCTGGTGTTGCTGCTGATGCCCAAGGGCTTCTTCCCGGAACAGGACACCGGTCTGATCGAAGGCATCTCGCAAGCCGCGCCGACCATCTCGTTTCCGTACATGGTCCAGAAACAGCAGCAATTGGTCAGCGATCTGCTGAAAGACCCGGCGGTGGAAAGTCTGTCTTCGTTTGTCGGCATCAACCAGACCAGCCCGACGCTCAACCAGGGCACCGTGCTGATCAACCTGAAGGACAAAGGCGATCGCGATAGCAGCACCGCAGTGATCCGGCGCCTCGCGGACGCCACCGGCAGTCTCGCCGGCATGCGGCTGTTCCTGCATCCCGTGCAGGATCTGACGCTCGACGACACGATCTCGACCACCAGCTACCGCGTCGGCCTGCAGGCCACCGAGCCGGCCGTGCTCGATCAATGGACCGGCAAGCTGATCGCCGCGCTCCGGCAAGACCCGGCGTTTGCCGATGTGCAAAGCCAGGCGCTGCAGCAAGGCAACCAGATTCAGCTGACCTTCGACCGCGCCACCGCCTCGCGTCTCGGCATCACGCCGCAAGCCATCGACGACGTGCTATACGACGCCTTCGGCCAGCGCCAGGTCTCCACCATCTATACGCAGCTCAACCAGTATCACGTCGTGCTGGTGGCGGACAAGACCTCCGGCGATCCGTCCGACCTGCTCGCGGGCCTCTACGTGGACACGGCCTCGGGCGACGTGGCGCCGCTCGCCAGCATGGCGACGATGAAGCTGATCCACGCGCCGGTGACGATCAACCGTCAGGGTCAATTCCCGTATGCCGACGTCTCGTTCAATCTGCAACCCGGCTACACGCTCGGCACCGCGGTCTCGCGGCTCACCGACATCGAGCAGCAGATCGGCCTGCCGATGACGGTGAAGGCTTCGCTGGAAGGCGCGGCGGCGACCTTCCAGTCGTCGCTGTCCAACGAAGCGTTTCTGGTGGGCGCCGCCATCATCGTCGTGTATCTGATGCTCGGCGTGCTATACGAAAGCTTCATCCATCCGGTGACGATCCTGTCGACGTTGCCCTCGGCGGCCCTCGGCGCGCTGCTGGCGCTGGTCATCACGGGCACCCAGTTCGACATCATCGGGTTGATCGGCATCGTGCTCCTGATCGGCATTGTGATGAAGAACGCGATCATGATGATCGACTTCGCCCTCGAACTGGAGCGCCACGACAAGCTGCCCGCCGTCGAGGCGATTCGCCGCGCCGCCGAACTGCGTTTCAGACCGATCCTGATGACCACCATGGCCTCATTGTTCGGCGCCGTGCCGCTTGCGTTCGGCACCGGCATGGGTTCGGAGTTGCGGCATCCGCTCGGTATCGCGATCATCGGCGGGTTGATCATCAGTCAATTGCTGACCCTGTTCTCCACGCCTGTGATGTATCTGGCGATGCATCGCGTCGAAGACCACTTCAGCAAGCGCAAGCCGGCCCCTGCGGAGTCGTGA